The following nucleotide sequence is from Candidatus Eisenbacteria bacterium.
CGGGGACGATTCTCAAGCTGATTCACGCCGGAGCGGAAGAGGTCCTCGTCGCCGGCTGCGCCGAGGATCGGTGCCGATTCGAGCACGGGGCCGGCATCGCCGCCGATCAGGTCGAGCTTGCCCGCGCGCTTCTCCGGATATGCGGAATCGACCCGGATCGCGTGCGTAGCGACTGGTCGGAAGGCCGCGAGGGCGATCCTTTAATTCTCAATGATCTAGTCGGCGCGGGGGGACGTTCATGATACGGCTCGAAGAACTGGCGAGGCGGACCAAGGCGACCCTCTGCCTCGCGTGCGGGAAATGCACCGGGAACTGCCCCCTCGCCGAGTTGGAGCATGGGC
It contains:
- a CDS encoding hydrogenase iron-sulfur subunit, producing GTILKLIHAGAEEVLVAGCAEDRCRFEHGAGIAADQVELARALLRICGIDPDRVRSDWSEGREGDPLILNDLVGAGGRS